TGGTGCGGCTCAGTAAATACTAGCTGCTATTACAAGCGGTTATGATGACTGTGTCTGTGATGAAGGACAGCTTTGGGTCCACAGTGTTGGTGCCAGAATTCAGAGGACAAACTCTGGCTTGGTTTCTAGTCTTGCCCAGCTGCCCAGAGTGAGAGTCGGTAGATGGTTTGGGATTGGATCATAGTGTTTATGAAGTGCCTTCCACACACTTGGGTTCGGGTGGAAGATGGATTTTCTTCCTGTGTGTCCATTCCAGCCTCCCTTTGCAAGGGGGCACAAAGAGGCTCAGGAAATCTCCCGTGCAGACGCCTCTCCTGCCTTGCTTTCCTGGTCTGGCAGGGGATTCAGGTGAAGGACGGTGGCTGGGTGAGCCGTGGAAGGAGGCTTTGGCCCTCCGAGTCCCCAGACAGCGTGGTTTCCTGGAGAGGGCGTCCAGACCAAAGGCAGCCGTGGACCATCTGCCAGTCCCTCATCCTCGTGGAAGGAGGCTGGCTGTGGGCTGGGGGAGGCGTGAACGGGAGACACAGGCCCCATCGCCGAGCCTGGAGGAGAAAGGCTGCCATCTGACCGCACTCACTGCGGCCAAGTCCTCGTGAGGCCAAACCAGGGTGGTTTGGGGTGACCCCGGCCTCACTGCCGCTGCCCTGGCGGGTGCAGTCACACATCTGGGCATTGCCAAGGCAGCTGTGGTCTTGGTTTGGAAGAGGCATCTGGAGAGTGAATGAGAGTCCTGATTTGGGATTTCCCTTCGCTCCCAGCTCTCAAGGTAAAGCCAGCTTCCTTATTCTGCCATTTTGAGACCCATCCTTGGCTGGGTAGACAAAGTAGGTAATTGATCATCCTCATCAttatttatcataattattaaaGATTGACGGTCAGCAGCCTTCTGTTACAATTAGCTTACAGCTGGGTAGCACTTTACAGGTAATACATATGCTTGACACATCAACCCAACTCAAACACGAGGAGTACCTCTAGGACAAGAAGTTTCATTTGCTTGGGGAGGTTATTCTCTGACGCTAAGAGTTGAACGCCAGCCGTACCCGCAACTGGCTGTGTAATGGAAGCAACCTTCCCTTGTGTGTTTCCACACTTGGAAAAATGGAGTTAACCCAGATgcagaaaatgaaaccaaaatcaAGATGTCTCAGAATATTAAATGATACAGTAATTTGGAAATAACTCGACTGTAACCCATCCTCATTTTGGGAGgctatagtgtgtgtgtgtatgcacacatgcacacacaagccCACCACAAACCCATGCATGTGCATCTTCAAGCACAGTGGTGAATGGGCATTAGTGCCCAGAACAAAGAAAACGGAATTTCCTAGATAAACACAGTTACGGCCGGTAGCTGGATTGACTCAAATTTTCTCTGCAGATTGTTCCTTGCCCAGCCTCTGGCCATGAAATGAGAGTTGGTAGGATGTAAAGGATAAAGTAAACCTGGGTTTCCTGGGGCTTGTGTCGGCATACCAAGCTCCTTTCAGATCTCTCTGCCAAGATGGGGCCAAGCCAGAGGGTTCCCTGGCCTGGGGAATAACTGTACTACCTTCTTCTCGGAGCTGTGGTGCACATTGTTTTGACATGTGCCATACCTTCTGTCTCTCACTACCTTGGGGCCCGATGAGTGGATGCTTTGAACAATGTAAAATTCCTCTTCCAACAGCTGTGAAAAAGAAACTCCCAGCTTTTTACTGCCAGCTCAGGGTGTTTAGCTTGCTTTTGGGAGACCGGCTCCTTGTCCTTTCAGGGGTCTCTTGTCTTCATTTTCTGACCTCCAAGAGGAACCAGTTTCAGCAGTTCCTTTCTGAGGGAGGTGAGTCACCCTTCTgaggtctctatttcatttcttttcacccTAGAACACACCTTCCTTGTTGATAGGTTGTCTTGTTTCCACTGGGAAGCCAGCATCCCCCGAAAACCGAGGACCTTGTCCTATTTCTTGGGCCAAGCGTTGTCTGTGTCAGTCGGTTTCAGAACCCTGAGTTAAGTAAGTTTCACTAAGAGGAACTCTGCAGAATGAGGGGCTTTTAGAGAACAGGGAAGGAATCCgtctccctgcctctgctgtCACCTGTATGGACTCTATGTGATGCAGACCTGCCCAGGGATCAGGGATCTCAAATGAGGTCTCACCAAATACAGCGGAGAGGTGATCCTTTTtggttggggggcggggtgggattTAGACCATGCTCACCAGCATCTTTGACGACAGTCGTTGACTAGTTCTCTGATCTCGGCTCGATTTCTTACCCTCTCTAAAGCTCAATGTATGTGTTCTTTTTCTCCCTAAGACGGGGAAGAGTGGCCACCCTCAGAGGTGCAATAAGAGTGAGCGAGGTGGGTTTGAGGGATGCACGCAGGGCCGTCGGGGGAGGAGCGCCATGAACCCCCACACAGTCCAGTTCTTGCGACTTCATTTCTAATCCGCACCTTCCAGCCACCCCAAGTcgctccttccctccatcctttcaCAAGCGTTTCCCTCCCTTGTTGGTTTTGGGTCCACCTTTCCCCCAGTGAGTTAACCTACGTGTTTCCAGTCTAATCTCATCCTGCTTCTTCCAGGCCGCCTGCCCACACGGGGGCTGGGGAATAATTGGTTTGTCCTCATCAGTGTTTGTAGCGCCTTCCCTTCAAGCGTCATCCGTGCGTTCCAATTAACCTGCcactttttcctctctcctgcttccGGATCATTATTAAAGAGATTAACCAAAGCCAGAGGAGTCCCCAGCGGAGGCTCCACCGGGACGTGTCTCTCCCGGCTCCCAGCCTTGTCAGGGGTCAGACCATCTTCATGTGGCCCCAACTGACTCATTTTGAGGTCTCAGGACCCGTGTTCAGAACAAAgccaatttgaattaattttgcaATTAAGACAGGAGAACAAGCCTGGCCAGTCCTTTTATATGGCCTTAGTTTAATGTTTCCACCACATTCCTTTCCTTTTGGTCATTCTGCTTTAAATCTATcgcctccccacctctctctctttccactccCTGATCGAGATATTAGGGTTATCTGGCAGGATGTGGTCTTTGGACATCTTAGCATTCATCAGAGACCAGGTCATCGCTGCAGAAATTCTCCAGAGAATTAGGTCCTTATGGCTACAATTGGCCAGTGTCCTCAGTCACCCCCGCCAGAAAGTGCACTTGCCTCCGGCGGAGGTGGCTACCCTGGACATAATGAAATCTCTAGAATTTGCATATTCAACACTTGGCAAGTAAAAAAGAAGTGCTTCCACCTTTGTTCTCACACCTCCTCCCCTAGGAAAGCTAGAACAGAGCCTTTATGCCTTCTGTGCTATTCACCCCATTTTCCAGCGCTGGGGCCAAACCCAGGGTCTGAGGTGGCACATTCTGTGCTCTGTATGAAGCAACGCGTGGGACAGGCACCTGCAGGGGCCTGACCTTGGAGGGCATCAGGCCCAGGAAGGACGGGAGGAAACTGAATTGTGTTTCCTTTCATGGGGAATctgagaggaggaaacaggagtGGTGGCCTCAAGCCCCTGGAAACTGCCGAGAGCTGCCAAGGGGCTTCTCGGGGGGGTGCTCGGCCTGCCGGGTGGAGCTGTCCTGGCTCCAGGCTTGGAAGCTGAGTTTCCTCTGGACTGTGTGAGAGCCGGGACAGACAGACAGCACAGGGCATCTGCTCCAGAGGCAGACGGCCATCCCGTCTGGGCTCTGCTGCTTGTTAACTAGTTATTAAACCTCCCcatgccttggtttccccatctgaaatGGGAAATGTAAGTATCTACCTCCGAGGGGTTGTTATCAAgatgaaagggcttccctggtggcgcagtggttgagaatctgcctgccaatgcaggggacacgggttcgagccccggtctgggaagatcccacgtgccgcagagcaactaggcccgtgagccacaattactgagcctgcgcgtctggagcgtgtgctccgcaacaagagaggccgcgatagtgagaggcccgcgcaccgcgatgaagagtggcccccgctcaccgcaactagagaaagccctcgcacagaaacgaagacccaacacagccataaataaataaataattaatttaaaaaaaaaaaaaaaaaagatgaaagatgcAATGTATGTCAGTTCCCGGCAAGAACATCTTTGTGCTTGGTGACCCCGCTCTGCCCAGGCTACAAAATTCACTCGGTACACGTGCAACAAGCAAGGGCTGGGGGTTCATGGCCAGGCGGTGGCTCGCACGTGCCAGGGAGCTAGTCCTAGAGAGGTGACTTGGAACTCAGCGGTGATGGCCCCCATCCCCCGCGTGTGGCAGGACAGACCCTGGTTGCTGTGGCCTCAGACCCTGTACCACCGTCCTCACCGGCTTCTCTCCCATTTCAGCTGCTCCTTCCAGACCCCAAACCCTCTGTGTGTATTGTACACTGAGCCAAAAAGGAGGAATCAGAAATTGCTCTCTTTTGAGTATTTTGAGGGATGGTGAAACCTTGTAGGAATGTTGCTCCAGGGACTGGGAAAACACCATATGTGGGAAAGCATTTCTAAGCGAGCAAAATAGCATCTGCAAGCTGGTCAGGATCTTGGAAAACTCTGAGCGGGGAAAACGGGCACTGGGGAGAGTGCAGGAAGGGGTCTAACGGAGGTCTTTAACAGGTCTTTTTCCAATTATAGCCGAGAGGAGCCTGGGGATCCTGGCCTGCTTCAGAGCCAGGCCTGTATTTTCTTTGGGAGAAGAAGGCAGAGTTGATTGGCTTCCAAACCAGGCTTGGCAGAAACCCAGACAGAATCCCAGGCCAGGAAGCTGTGTAGGTCTTGCTTGTAGTAGGTGCTCATTCAGTAAATGGACCTGGAGACTCGACAACAGTGCAGCCCTGTGCCGGACGTCAGAGGCGGGGGGATGAGAAAGATGTGGCCTAGTCATCCAGGGGGAGCCATTCAGACAGTGATAACTCAGTAGGATCATTGCTTAAACGGGGGTCTCTATAAACTGCAGTCACCACTAGCGAAGGAGCATAGAAGTCTCTCTAAATTGAAACATGCACTGATGCGCCTTCCTGGTACTGCCTTTCCTCTTCCACTCCCCACTCCAGGGAATTAGTCCTCTGCTACCCGGTGTGTGTGCATGGAGGGCAGGCGTGCAGTGTCTTCTGCTGCCGCAGATAACTGAGGTTCATGTTCATCTAACCTGTCCAGTGGATGACTACGTGCCAGGCACGGTGCTAAGTGCTTTCCTAATGATGTCACTTTTCACCCCTGACCATGACCTTGATTATGCACCGGCCATGCGATCTCTGTTACGCTTAATCACCAAGGGTCCCCTGTCCCTCTCTGTGTCATGTAGCAGTCCGACCTTACACAGCTCGCTTTACACTGCTCCGGGTCTCAGTGTCCCTAACGGTAAAAACGAGGTGGTTCTCTATGGCCCCTCCCAACTCCAACATCTGTGTTTGGGCGAATTTTATTAGCGACATTCTTGGGCTTGCTCTCTGCGAAAAACCTGAAAGCAGATTATCAAAGTGGAGTCCGCAGGAAGCCTGTTTTAACACAGCCTTGCAAATATCTAGAAACACTTACCAGCCTGCAGATGATTTACTCCCAGGACTTATTCCAAAGTATCATGACGAGTTTTTGGACTTGATGGTAAGCAACCATTCAGATCCAGAAATGGGTAGGACCCATGCTAAGGGGCATTTGggaatttttatataattcattttgttcatctgtcccaccccaccaccagcaGTGCTGGCCTGATGTCTCTGTGCTGAATTTGTGTGCTTGGGACCCAAGGGGATACTGGGGTTTGCCTTGGGTCTCCCACAGGTAGATGGGATGGTAGGAACAGTCCAGCCTCTACAATTCTCTGTAGAGaactgaaaaacaataataaatcaaCTACAAGTCAGTCTGCTTTGTACGATCTGATCACTATGCTTTGGCGATTCTTTGCAATATCAGTGATGAAGTCTTCCTCTCTGATGATCCTGACCTCTCCCCCaatcccccacctcccaggggaGCAAGGAAGGCGGTCTCAGGAGCCTTTCCCATTGTCCACAACCCCGGGCCCTCCCTGCCGGGTTGCACTAAAGTCACAGCTCCCGTCCATGGCCCTGCACGCTGCACCCTGCCTCGCAGCACCCTGTGGGCTTTGCACATCCCTTTTGACCAACGATAACTTTCCGCCCTTACTTTCAAACAATTTCACCAAGACGAACTGTCTTAGTTCCTGCAGCCGGGGCATCACACAGAGTGTGGCGCTCAGAGAGGGGACCTCAAACTCAAGGTGTAGCGCTCTGTGGTTACCATCTTGAAATTCGGAAGAATTGTATTTCTGACTGTGGGTTTTCTAAGTGAGGTCCCATGGGACCATGGAGCATGCACCTGGGGGCCCCGAGCATTGCCTCAAACGTGGTCACACCTCCTGCCGCCATCCTGCCTGTGAGAAATGCTTGCCTTAGGCCCTGCAGACTAGGTAGCCACTTCTGTGCGTGGAAGGCAGGCGTTCCGGCCACCCTCGGTCCATCTCTGACTCACTGCACCCACTTTGTATTCACTGTGGTGTGGACTCAGGGGAGAGGCAGACACAAACAGGGAGGAAGGGGCTCCTGGCCTTGGAGGAGAGCGTCTAGGGAGTAAACCACGTCATGCCATGAGGGCTGTGACACCTGCCACCATGCCACGTCATGCCATGAGGGCTGTGACACCTGCCACCAGGCCACGGAGAGGCAAAGGAGGCCGGGCTGCCGCTATCAGGGGAGCATCACAGAAAAGTTAGCTTCTGAACCAGGCACTGAAGAATGAGCAAAATTTCAGCAGGAGAGGAGGCTGTGAGAGTGTGCAAGGTGAAGGGTCACATGGGCCGTAAAGCTTATTCAAGCGGCTCGTGAACAGTGAgtagggctggggggtggggcgtgggAGCCCGATCATGACGTGATGAAAAGGAATGCTGGGCCCAGAGTGCGGAGTCCCCCTCTCTGCCCTTGTGTGCCTCTCCTCTGCTTTAAACTGCAGTCTGggttttcctcatctataaaatgaaggagtTGGATTAAATACCCTTCTCTTTCTTACATCTTTTGGTTCCATAATACAGGCCACCTCCCATATAGCAGGCCAATCCATCAACGTTCTTCCTACCGACTCACCCTTGCAATGACCTTACTAATCTAGGCGTGACTCTTACTGGACCTGggacctccctcccctcaccacaCTTGATTGATTTCCCTGTAAGCAGGTAGCCTGCTTATTCTTAGTTGATAGTGGCTGGGCTTTTGGGGGGTTTCATAAATTGTTTTTTGATAGCCTCTCCatcccaaattattttattacagcTGTATTCTATTttggaagggagaagggggtgtAATTCTAGTTGCATGTACACCACACTTTTTGTGTTCAAGCTTGATTTTGTTGGGCCTGCAAGATTGAAGGGGATGTCACTCTTATGCAGAGTTAGGGGGGAGATCAGTTATCCTGTGGGAACCATTTTCCCAGGATAATACAATTCCTGGAGGCAATCTCTAGAGGTGGGCAGCACAGCTAGAATCCTTCTCTCAGCCTTGACCTTGAAGGAGTCAGTTGTCCAGAGAGTAGTTCCCATGCAAGGAAGACGGTCCCCTTATCAGAGAGACAGGTTGGGCGCCAGGAGGAGGAAGTTGGAAGAAAGTGACAGCAACGCTGTTGGCCTTTGGGGACAAGAGCGCAGTTCTTCCAGCGAGATGGGGAAAGAGTATGCCTCTGAGTCCCGGGAGCAAGTTAGCTCGGGCAGGCTCAGACACGGGTACTTGGTAAGCAGGGCCGATTTTCTATGTCTTGtgccacatttgtttatttcccttctcttctccccctGGGTTTCTCGAAATACCAAAGGTGAACCAAGGGAAGGATTTTATTTTCCATGCTTAGAGCTttaaagaggaaatgagaaaggcCTGGGGACAGTAAGGTGGCTTCGATGGTGATTACAGGATGAGCACCTCGAGGCAAGTGGTGTGAAGCACGGGGCACGGGAGGGGTCATTAGTGCAGCCAGCCCTCCCCACCGGAAAAAATCTCCTTCCCATGCCAACCCTCGGAAAATCAGGGCTGTGCTCTAGTGAGGGAGAGACCAGCAATGAAGGTATGTCAAGATCAGCCCTCTCATTCCACAAGGACTCAGCAGAAACCCCAAGTCGAGGTTCTACCATGGCAACAGAATGAGAGCGTTGATGGGTTCAGATGCCACTGAAACAAGGAGACAGCAGAATTAGAAACAGAACCATTAAAAGGAACATTTCATAGTGGAAACTTAAAAAGTCAAACATGAAACATTAACAGGGAATCTTGCACTTCAGGGCAAGTGTAGCCCATTAATTTGGGCTGTGTCTCCATCTTCCACAGGTGGTGCTTTGGGGGGGCTGCCGTCTTGTGAAGAGGGTCTCTGGGGATCAGGTGGGCACCTTGGCAAGCATGTCCATCGGAGAGGTCGGCAGAGCACCTGACACTCAGGCCCTCTCACAGCATAGGTCGCAGCCCACGTGGTCATTTACAAGGGCAGGAGAACAGCTCTGCCAGGCTGGCCAAGAACAAGCCATCTCTGATGCTACGGATGTAGAAGCAACTGGCCCAACCCAACCTTGGGCTTGGCCCAACCTTGGGGTATCTGTCCCTTTGAGAGCTCTCAGGGGCTGCAGTGAAGGGGGCAAGAGAACTATGATTCTTGAGACAATTGCAAAGCCACTGCCACTGatacttttttaatgaaaaatgtacGTACGCATTTATAATTTTCAGGTTCCATTTCTTCGTATTTTGCCGAGGTGGAGCGGGATGTGATCTTTTCAGGCTCAAGGCACCTTTAAAGAAGTGGCAGGagacgtccctggcggtccagtggttaagactccacgcttccagtgattccactgcagggggcatgggttccatctctggttggggaactaggattccacaggctgcatggcacagccaggaaaaaatttttttaataaatagaataaagaagTGGCAGGACGTCATCCACACACAGCAGAAGGCTGCAGATGGTAGACGTCAGGTGCAAAGGTGACAGGTGCCATCTGTCCAGGAAGGAGATGGAGGTTGAAAGACTGGAGTCAAGCGCCTCTTTGTGACCCGGGTCTTCGGGAAAGACCTGACTCTTCTAGGCTGTAGTCCTTCCAGCGATGTTCTTGGTTTCCTTGTGAGAAAGACGATTTTGccctctctctcttacacacacagacacacctctTTCCCTCTCACACAGCCACGATGCTGGAGGAAAGATTGTTGAGGTGAAGGCACTTGGACAtctaggagagaaaggagggctgGTAAAAGGCAGTATTtcccaggggaaggggagagaaatagACAGCCTCTGTCTCTGGCCAGTACAGGGGCGTTTTGATGCTCCCCTAGGATGGTGGTACCCTGCTCTCTCTCTTGCCTCACAGGGATCCTCAGCCTCTGGTTCAGGATGGCACGGACCCAGCGGCCACCACCTTCTGTTAACACCTATGTTTCCTTTTCAGATCTTACAGGTGAACAAGGTGATGTCCATCTTGTTTTATGTGATATTTCTCGCTTATCTCCGTGGCATCCAAGGTAACAGCATGGATCAAAGGAGTTTGCCGGAAGACTCGCTCAATTCCCTGATTATTAAGCTGATCCaggcagacattttaaaaaacaagctcTCCAAGCACATGGTGGACGTTAAGGAAAACTACCAGAGCACCCTGCCCAAAGCAGAGGCCCCCCGGGAGCCCGCCAAGCCGGAATTCCAGCCCATGACCGCCATGGGCCCCGAACTGCTGCGGCATCAGAGACGCTACAACTCCCCCCGGGTCCTGCTGAGTGACAGCACCCCCATGGAGCCCCCTCCCCTGTACCTCATGGAGGATTACGTGGGCAACCCCGCGGCCACCAACAGAACGGCGCGGAGGAAGAGGTACGCGGAGCACAAGAGTCACCGAGGGGAGTACTCCGTGTGTGACAGCGAGAGC
The genomic region above belongs to Balaenoptera musculus isolate JJ_BM4_2016_0621 chromosome 10, mBalMus1.pri.v3, whole genome shotgun sequence and contains:
- the NTF3 gene encoding neurotrophin-3 isoform X1 — encoded protein: MRRQSPADVPDKILQVNKVMSILFYVIFLAYLRGIQGNSMDQRSLPEDSLNSLIIKLIQADILKNKLSKHMVDVKENYQSTLPKAEAPREPAKPEFQPMTAMGPELLRHQRRYNSPRVLLSDSTPMEPPPLYLMEDYVGNPAATNRTARRKRYAEHKSHRGEYSVCDSESLWVTDKSSAIDIRGHQVTVLGEIKTGNSPVKQYFYETRCKEARPVKNGCRGIDDKHWNSQCKTSQTYVRALTSENNKLVGWRWIRIDTSCVCALSRKIGRT
- the NTF3 gene encoding neurotrophin-3 isoform X3, whose amino-acid sequence is MKILQVNKVMSILFYVIFLAYLRGIQGNSMDQRSLPEDSLNSLIIKLIQADILKNKLSKHMVDVKENYQSTLPKAEAPREPAKPEFQPMTAMGPELLRHQRRYNSPRVLLSDSTPMEPPPLYLMEDYVGNPAATNRTARRKRYAEHKSHRGEYSVCDSESLWVTDKSSAIDIRGHQVTVLGEIKTGNSPVKQYFYETRCKEARPVKNGCRGIDDKHWNSQCKTSQTYVRALTSENNKLVGWRWIRIDTSCVCALSRKIGRT
- the NTF3 gene encoding neurotrophin-3 isoform X2 — protein: MVTSATILQVNKVMSILFYVIFLAYLRGIQGNSMDQRSLPEDSLNSLIIKLIQADILKNKLSKHMVDVKENYQSTLPKAEAPREPAKPEFQPMTAMGPELLRHQRRYNSPRVLLSDSTPMEPPPLYLMEDYVGNPAATNRTARRKRYAEHKSHRGEYSVCDSESLWVTDKSSAIDIRGHQVTVLGEIKTGNSPVKQYFYETRCKEARPVKNGCRGIDDKHWNSQCKTSQTYVRALTSENNKLVGWRWIRIDTSCVCALSRKIGRT